The following proteins come from a genomic window of Lycium ferocissimum isolate CSIRO_LF1 chromosome 4, AGI_CSIRO_Lferr_CH_V1, whole genome shotgun sequence:
- the LOC132053716 gene encoding secreted RxLR effector protein 161-like produces MENKEMEMIPYASVVGSLMYAQVCTRLDIAYIIGMLGKYLRNQGIDHWKVIKRFLRYLERTKEHMFTFKRLDNVEIIGYLASAFAGCQDSLKYTSGFIVLLAGGVVS; encoded by the coding sequence ATGGAGAATAAGGAAATGGAGATGATTCCCTATGCTTCAGTTGTGGGAAGTCTGATGTATGCTCAAGTTTGTACACGTCTTGATATTGCGTACATTATTGGCATGTTGGGCAAATATTTGAGGAATCAAGGAATTGATCATTGGAAAGTAATCAAACGATTCTTACGGTATCTAGAGAGAACAAAAGAGCACATGTTCACGTTCAAAAGGTTGGATAACGTGGAGATCATTGGATATTTGGCCTCCGCTTTTGCAGGATGCCAAGATAGTTTAAAATATACTTCGGGGTTCATTGTTCTGCTTGCTGGAGGAGTTGTCTCTTAG